GTGAACTCGCCTACACCACCGTCATGACGACGATGCGATCGTTGCACGCGCGCAAGAAAGTCTTGCAACGGATCAAGAGCGGCCGCGCCCACGTGTATCGTCCGCTTGTCACGCGCGATGAAGTGAGTCGCTCCATCTTGTCGGACTTAAAGGGAGTGTTGTTCCGCGGGCGCGTGCCCTCCCTTGTACTGAATCTCCTGGAGGAAGAATCGTTGTCCAGCACGGATCTCAAATCGTTGCAAGCCGCCCTTCGAGACGCACAAAGCCGGCGAGACAACAAATGACTGCCAGCTTTCTGTTCGAGGCGTTACTTGCCGTGACGCTGCAGTTGAGCGTACTGCTGCCGCTCGCCGTTTGGCTCGAGCAAACCATTGCGCAGGAGCGACGCGATCGCTATTGGTACACGGTCCACTTGGTGGCGTTGGCAATTATCGCACAAGCGCTCGTGTTTCCCCACCCGCGTTGGACTAGCTTGCCCAGCTTGCTTTCGCCCGGAGAACTACCGGCTTGGCAAGGAGTGTGGAGCTGGTGCGCACCGTTGTTTCTTGGGACAGTCGCGGCCGGAGTATGCTTCCGCGCCGTCCTGACGATTCTGGCAGCCGCCCAATCTTGGCGAGGTTCACAACGAGCCACGGACTTGGCCGAACTTACTCATGCGATTCGCCAACAGTTTCCCAATAGCGTTTTTGCCAAGCGCAAAGGAGTCGTCCGTCTGGCGAACGGCCGCACGAGTTCGCACTGCTGGCGTTGGCAGCGGCCGGTGATCGTACTCTCTCGCCGAGCGGGGGAACTGCCGGAAGCGTATCAATGGATAGTCGTGCGGCATGAATTGGCGCATTTGGATGCGGATCATCCCTTGCATGTCTTCGTGCAGCGGTGCGTCGAAGCGACCCTCTGGTTTCATCCGCTGGTCTGGTGGACATCGCGCGAAGCGGACCTGGCGCGTGAAGTGCATTGCGATCGGGCTGTGGCCGAAGCCGATTCCACAACGTACCTATCCGCTCTGCTACTACTTGCTGATCCAAGTGGCAGTAGCGCGGCGCTCGCCTTCGCGCGCGAAGATTCATTGTTCCGCCGTCGCTTGGCTGAATGCAATAAGAAAGCATCGCCATCGCGGTTCGGGCGTTTGGCGCTGCCGTTATTGTCGGCGACAGCGATATTGCTCGCGGTGACTGCCTGGCCGCCCTGGAATCCCCAGGCGTCCGCCCGCGCGCAATGGTCCCCTTGGCCGGCCTGGTCGGCGGCCGCACTCAGCATTTGTGGCGTCGCGGCGCGTGATTATGAAGTTGACGCGCATCGGCTGCGTCGACATCATCCGTGAGTTTTCCCGTGCCCCGACGCGGCTCGTCCACACCCTGCGAGCATTTCCTTGCTGGCTTTCGCGCTCAAGACATTGTTTTGCGATCGAAGCAAGGCGCTCGCCGGTTCACTGGGCGTGGCGTTTTCGTTGATTCTGATGAGCATGCAGGGGGGCCTGTACCTCGGACTCATGAAGAAAGCCAGCGTGCTTATCGACTATTGCCAGGCGGATCTCTGGGTCGGACAGCGTTTTGTCGATAACGTGGACCTCGCCCGCGGAATCCCCGAGATCTGGCTCAATCGGTTGCGCGGCGTGCCGGGCGTAGCGGACGTGCGCCCTTATCTTGTCGGCAAGGGTACGGCGACGCTCGACGGCGGGCGGATGGAAGACGTGTGGATCATCGGCGCGGACGCCGAAACGGGGGCCGGCGCGCCTTGGCGATTTGCCCAGGGTTCGATGGCCGATTTGCGTCGCCCCTATGGCATCAGTTTCGACACCGTCGACCGGGACAAGCTCGGCGAGCCAAAACTTGGCGAATGGATGGAAGTGAATGGCGTGCGGGCGCGCGTGGTCGCGCAAACCGACGGCATCACGGGATTCATCACCATGCCTTATCTGTTTACCAATTACCGCGAGGCGCAGCGATTGACGCGCTCTCCCGAGGGAGAGTGCTCGTACTTACTGGTTCGCGCCGAGCCGAACTGCGATCTGGACACGTTGCGAAATCTACTGCAACGTCGCGTACCCCATGCCGCGGTGTTCAAGCCCGAGGAGTTCGCGGCGCGATCGCAGGAATACTGGATGAAGCGCACCGGCATCGGCATCAGCTTCGGGGCCTCGACGCTGCTCGGATTGTTGGTGGGACTGACGGTTGTCGCGCAAAGTCTCTATGCGCTGGCGCTTGACCATCTGGAGGAATACGCGGCGCTCAAGGCGATCGGGGCGGATGACGGCCATGTGATTCGCATTATCGCCGCACAGTCGTTGACGATCGCCGGTTGCGGTTCTTGCCTCGGACTGCTGTGCGTTTCCGCGATCCGCATATTGTGGCACAATCCGCTAGCTCCGGTGGAAATTCCACTGTGGTTGATGGCCGCCGCGGTGGCCACCGTGTTCGCCATCTGCTTACTCGCATCGCTCCTGCCATTTTGGCGCATCCGGCGCATCGACCCAGCCACGGTACTGACTGGCTGAGGATAAAGACGTCATGGACGACGTAGTCACGGTTTCACATCTCTGCAAGAGTTACGCCGTCGGCGCGACGCGATCGACGGTCTTGCGCGACGTGTCGTTTTCAGTGCGGCGTGGGGAATGCTTGTTTCTCGTCGGCCACTCGGGCAGCGGCAAGACGACGTTGCTCTCGATCCTGGGCTGCGTGCTGAGCGCCGATTCGGGCGACGTGGAGATGCTGGGGGAACGCGTCACGGAATTCAGTCCCGCGGAGCAAGCGTCCTTCCGCCGGCATCGCATCGGCTTCGTGTTCCAGCGCTACCATCTCTTCGAGGCGCTCAATGCGCTCGAAAATGTTAAGGTGCCGTTGGACTTGTTAGGTACAGAACCGGCGAAAGCTCGGCGGCGGGCGCTGGAGCTGCTGAAGCGGGTCGATCTGGCGGACAAGGCGCGGCGACGGGTTACTCAACTGAGCATGGGCCAACGGCAGCGCGTGGCAATCGCCCGTGCGCTAGCGGCTAACCCGGACATCGTGCTGGCGGACGAGCCGACGGCGTCGCTGGACAAAACGGCGGGCTGGAATGCGCTCGAGACGCTCAAGACACTCTGCCGTGAGGAGGCGAAAACGGCGATCGTGGTCACTCACGACGATCGTATTCTCCCGTTGGCGGACCGCGTACTGACGCTCGCCGACGGAAGGCTGATGGAGTCGCACGGCGAAGACGAGCCGCCGGCCATTTCTCCGGTGAAACTTAAATCACCGCGACGCAAGTCGATCGCTGACAGCGAGGCGGGCGAATCATGATACGCTGGCTCGCCATGCTGACGATCGCAGCGCTGCTATTTGGCGGGCTCTATTTCGTTGACGCGCACCTGCGTGGCGAGAAGTTGAGCGATGCGCCCGTTGAGCAAGTAAGTACTGAGATGGCACGCCAGCGGATTTTCGCGGCCGGCTTTTTGGCTGGGGAGCACGACGAAGTTGTGCTCAAGTTCGAGATCCCGGGGCGACTTCGCCGAGTACTCGTTTCGACGGGTTCGCGCGTCAAAGCCGGACAGCTTGTCGCGGAACTGGATCCGTCGGCCTGGGAATTGCAACTCGCCGAGGCTCAGGCGCGGCTGGCGTTGGCCCGCGCCCAACGGGAGTTGCTCTTGTCGGGCAATCATGCGACTACGGCCGCTTGGCGCGGCGTTTCGCCTGGCGCGCAATCGGCGCCGCCCGCGCCACAGCGCATCCCAGTCAGTTTGGAAGAAGTCCAAGTCGCGGACGCGCAGGTCAAGATTGCCGAGACGGCGCTCAACTACCAGCGACTACTAATCGATCGCACGCGGCTCGTCGCGCCTTGCGACGGCGACATGGTTCACCTGGAAGCAAGTCCCGGAGACTTGGTCGGCCCGGCTGATTTGCCAGAGCGGATCGTCCTCGCACCGCATGGAGACGTTGTCGTACGCGCCTATGTGGAGGAACTGGACGCCCTTGAT
Above is a genomic segment from Planctomycetia bacterium containing:
- a CDS encoding efflux RND transporter periplasmic adaptor subunit → MIRWLAMLTIAALLFGGLYFVDAHLRGEKLSDAPVEQVSTEMARQRIFAAGFLAGEHDEVVLKFEIPGRLRRVLVSTGSRVKAGQLVAELDPSAWELQLAEAQARLALARAQRELLLSGNHATTAAWRGVSPGAQSAPPAPQRIPVSLEEVQVADAQVKIAETALNYQRLLIDRTRLVAPCDGDMVHLEASPGDLVGPADLPERIVLAPHGDVVVRAYVEELDALDVRVGQRAIVVAPARRDREFAGTVTTCAPELRPKSIRHNLPGERLDVRVREVTITLDEPSRLPHGLPVEVFITPREKNPAPSEDAR
- a CDS encoding BlaI/MecI/CopY family transcriptional regulator, translating into MERPRLSRGELEIMDALWRLGEGTVQDVCDSLERELAYTTVMTTMRSLHARKKVLQRIKSGRAHVYRPLVTRDEVSRSILSDLKGVLFRGRVPSLVLNLLEEESLSSTDLKSLQAALRDAQSRRDNK
- a CDS encoding ABC transporter ATP-binding protein; protein product: MDDVVTVSHLCKSYAVGATRSTVLRDVSFSVRRGECLFLVGHSGSGKTTLLSILGCVLSADSGDVEMLGERVTEFSPAEQASFRRHRIGFVFQRYHLFEALNALENVKVPLDLLGTEPAKARRRALELLKRVDLADKARRRVTQLSMGQRQRVAIARALAANPDIVLADEPTASLDKTAGWNALETLKTLCREEAKTAIVVTHDDRILPLADRVLTLADGRLMESHGEDEPPAISPVKLKSPRRKSIADSEAGES
- a CDS encoding FtsX-like permease family protein yields the protein MLAFALKTLFCDRSKALAGSLGVAFSLILMSMQGGLYLGLMKKASVLIDYCQADLWVGQRFVDNVDLARGIPEIWLNRLRGVPGVADVRPYLVGKGTATLDGGRMEDVWIIGADAETGAGAPWRFAQGSMADLRRPYGISFDTVDRDKLGEPKLGEWMEVNGVRARVVAQTDGITGFITMPYLFTNYREAQRLTRSPEGECSYLLVRAEPNCDLDTLRNLLQRRVPHAAVFKPEEFAARSQEYWMKRTGIGISFGASTLLGLLVGLTVVAQSLYALALDHLEEYAALKAIGADDGHVIRIIAAQSLTIAGCGSCLGLLCVSAIRILWHNPLAPVEIPLWLMAAAVATVFAICLLASLLPFWRIRRIDPATVLTG
- a CDS encoding M56 family metallopeptidase, giving the protein MTASFLFEALLAVTLQLSVLLPLAVWLEQTIAQERRDRYWYTVHLVALAIIAQALVFPHPRWTSLPSLLSPGELPAWQGVWSWCAPLFLGTVAAGVCFRAVLTILAAAQSWRGSQRATDLAELTHAIRQQFPNSVFAKRKGVVRLANGRTSSHCWRWQRPVIVLSRRAGELPEAYQWIVVRHELAHLDADHPLHVFVQRCVEATLWFHPLVWWTSREADLAREVHCDRAVAEADSTTYLSALLLLADPSGSSAALAFAREDSLFRRRLAECNKKASPSRFGRLALPLLSATAILLAVTAWPPWNPQASARAQWSPWPAWSAAALSICGVAARDYEVDAHRLRRHHP